The window ACCCTCTACTTCAACCTTCCTAATAATGCTTAAATGGGTGCAAAGTTCATCATTGCTGAAGCACAAATAGTTAACTTGGGAAAAGATTACAAAATATGAAGCTGAATCAAGTAGGGATGTAAGCGAgccgagctactcgcgagctACTCGGTTTGGCTTGAACCGCGAGTAGCTCGCGAGTAGCTTGGTCAATGGCTTGGCTTGAACTCGGTTTGACCGAATCGAGTTCGAGCTGAGTCTCGAGTTACTCAAGCACAcattcgagtcgagttcgagtcagAATTTTGCAACTCGTGGCTCGACGAGCTACTCGTCGAGccatataatttaaataatatatatgtattataattataatataattTATACTGAATTTACAAGTAACGTATCGAGTCAAAAAGCTTGATTACTCGACTTGATAGGCTTGACTAAAggtcgagccttatcgagtcaaGTTTCGAGCTTTTAAAGATTTCATCGAGTCAAACTTGAATTTGAGATTTTTCGactcgatcgagctcgagtcgagctcgagtcaagTTATATATAGGTCgattcgagctcgagtatagcaatactcgagctcgactcgattacaTACCTAGAATCAAGTACCTATACCACGAGCACTTCATACGTTTCATTTTTATGGACCATTAGTGACTACGCATGGATgttatttcatcaatttgattgTTTCTAAAAGATAAGGAAAGAAAACTTAGTCAGTAAGAATAGAACGAAGAAACAGAAGAATGCAATTTATCCATTACCATTTGTTTATACTTTAAAAGCATCTTCAGAGGGTGGTGCACTCGTAACTTTTACCTTTTCTGTTCATCCCCTTGTGCAAAAAACACAAGATAGAAAAGTAGAAACTACTCTGCAACCAAAGATCATGGAAATATGCTTTTCGAAAGTTGATATAAAGCATAACTCTTGAGTATTTTATGAAAAACAAACCAAGTATACGCGGTGCCAAACCAAGGAAGTAACTTAAGAAGAAAACCTTTTCCTTCCAAAGTTGAATAAAACACATACACTGATAGGAAACTAATTATCTTGTCTAATCTGTCGATTATTGCTTTCTGGCATCCATGCTCGTCATCTTATAAGAAATTGTTGTAAGTAGGGAAATGGAGTTAGTGCAGGTGGGGTGCCATGTAATTTGACTAGTGTTACTCGCAAAAGAAAGTGATGTACATGAATAAAATATTTagtatatatttaatataataCTATAATATAGTTATATATCACAAATCTAAATGTGCGCAACAACCGCACTGAATTGCACATATCACAAGAGCACCGAGTCCAACTCCCGTAACCAGCACTTTCTGTGTGTGCGTGTGACGCTCTACATAACCACCAGCCACAAAAGCATTAAAGTTTGAGAGGTGGAAGATCAAGGGTTCAAATCTTACCTCTCACAAATTAACACATTAAGTGgctttgtttaaaaaattcagaCGGATACACTCATCTAGTCTGGTGGTGGCTTAGTCTCGTTTAAGTTATTTTTGGGTCTCTTTGGATTCTCCCCCTCCCTTTAATATAGGATAAAATAGATTATACAATAATTATcgtcttgaaaaaaaaaaaatttgcgtGTTGTTGACTTTTAAAAATGTGGTGCCTTACATTTACACTTAAAAAAATGGTGCTTTTACTTCCTTTTTGTCTGTTCTTTTGTTATCCTTTGGGTTTTGACATGTTTATAAGCGTCTAGTTAACTTGGTTTCCTTTAAGTTTATATCATGTATTAGCTGCCAACTGAGTGGATAATATCCAGTTGCTTATAACAGATGATGGTTGGAGACATCATAACCTGATAGAGCAGCAGCTGGAGGTATTCTCTAggcatattttctttttccagtCATTAGACTTCAGGATTTAGCTGAAATCAGTAACATCCGGAAAGAATATTAAGAATGTAACTTCGCAAATCTGATAATCCAAAAAACTATCTATCTATTCACAGAGCCATTAATATTGTCACGTTCCCTTCTGTAGTTGCCCATCTTGGTTTTagtcaatgttttaaaaaccggaccgttaatcgaaccggtgaagtgaaagggtcgaggtttaaccggtcggaccggttcaacctcggttcaatgaattttttaaaaaataatttatataaatatatatgtgcacaaaataagacatgtaatggataatttaatactttatatgatgaaaagtttactatttttgaataacttggatttttaaaaataaattttttaaattataagttaaaacaaataaatttcatctcaatttcaattatatcgaccaaaaaaatcttaaatataatccaaaaatatcacaatatttgaaattatacaaaattcacgtctatgagaatttagacattgtgaacttaaattttaatttacattttggaatttaaatttacaatttaaaaaaggaaatttggagttcgaagaaaatcaagagaattgaaaatagaaatgcatatttgataagaaacaaaaaattagataaaagtgagtggttgtggtattaaataaattgggttaaagaaaaataattcttttttaacttttttaaatttaatggacaaaaacaaaattaaaatatggaagaaaacatcaataaattaaaaataaagaggtttgattaaaaaatgagtggcaaaagaaaagatgatagagagagagagagtgtgtgtgtgtgtgtgtgtgtgttgaagattaaaaagaaagagtcatgaaaggatgatattttgtgaaaaaaatggaacaaaagaaatatgagtatttgttttatataaataagttatcaaaaaagaCTAATAAAATGTGATAGTGCAACGGTTactacattggtcttctattacaaaggtcttgagttcgaatcttgataactacattttgcaaaaaaaaaaaaaaaaaagaggaaaactcAAAAACCGGAAATAACCGGTTCAAATCCGGTTCAGCGGTTTAGCGGTCCGACCGGTTTTTGACCGGTTTCTTGACAAAGTCAAACCTGGCATTGAACCGGACCGgagccatggccggttcgcgattcaaccggtcgaaccggccggtccggtccggttttcaaaacactgGTTTTAGTAAACTGACAGCCACTAACTAGTTTCAAAGCTGACAATAATACTATAACCATTTTGGTTCTCTGAGATTAACTTGTTTTAGCAATGGCCTCAAAGCTTTTGCTGGATGGTTCAGAATTTCTGATGTTAACCTCTTACCTTTCTAGTTTGTTTGTCTTGAATCCCAGTCTTCAAGAGTAGCTTTGTTTCTTAAAGATAATTAAAGGAAAATGTAGCCAATAAGAATTgcagaaagaaacaaaagcatAGAATCTAGCCATTACcatttttttatcactttaaatCCCTCTTTACAGGGTACGCTtataatttacttttctttgtttttttctctcttgcccAAACAAATTACAATGGTAGAAAAAACAGACAGGGCTGGATTTGAAGAGTATTCATCCTATGTTGAGTATAAGTTCATccctctccctttttttttcgaaattGAAAACGTCAACTCTTCATTGTTGCTATCTatgttttcaaaagttatatattTATTAAGTAAATCTAGAGATGAAAATATGCAACTTGGTTTGATGTTTGAAGCATAATTACCCACTCACATAGCTGAGCACCATATTTCCTCCAAAATTGTTGCTAGTCTTCAATGGCCAGTGTGCAATGTCATTGAGGTTATTAAATTGTCTTGAATGATTGCTACTTGCAGTTGAGGTCGCTCATATCCAAGTCAAAAGGGTGTGTTTTCCTAAGCTCATTGAATCAAAGGCACATGCAccagcatgcatattcacattaAATGGAGGTGTTCAGCTTTTTGTGTGTattaaaaatgagtgaataattacgtaaaaaaaaaaggaaatagataAATCAAACGTGAAATGGATAAAGTAAAAGGAGCGTAGATAGAGCCGGTTGGTTGTCAGATAAATCATTTccaaataatataatatatattgaATATTTTGTAACTTTATGTaaatttttatatgtttttaCGATAGAggcataatattttattattatttatttaaattttatatataataattatatttattttattaaattttataaGTAATTCACGTGGAATATTCATGAAGTAAACTACTGCTACTGTTGAATTGTCAGTTGCTTGTGCACGGGCAATTACTGCAACTATGACTGGAGCAAGGCGCATTAAAGTTCGCCATTGCAGTGTTTATTTAAGGTGCAACGGGGTGGTCAAATCCTTTGATCGGGATTTGATGTCTATCCAGATCATTAATCAAACCATCAGATTGGATGTGATCAGACTTTGAAAATCCAAAAACGTATGGAGACGAAGACTCAGTTGATCTCTTTCCCTCATCCGTTCCTAGAGAATCCTTGATTACCCACCCATCTGACCTTTTAAATTCATTAGAGCTTGGaccaaataaacaaattgtATGTTTCATTTTTGTGACGAACGCAAACATATTTTTCTCTTTAGGGATTTAGAGATTGTAGACTTGGATCTCATTGTGAGTTATTTTTCTCCCACTATTTGTAGATCAGACGAATTACTTGGAAAATGTTCTAAATTAAAAGCCCATGGATATCAAATTAAATACAATCTAAATAAAATTATGGGATCTTGATGTCCAATTAcacattgaaaaataaaattttgggatCTTGATATGTTCAATTATGCattgaatacaatccaaagaAAATTGTGGAATTTAACATGTTCATTCTCCAAATACATATTGATCAAAAAAATCAACTGCTAGGCTTGCCATATAATTGGTCTAGACTGACATAACATTCTCGTTGATTTGTGAGTTCCTTGCaaccataaaattttttttttttttttttaaaagtgaggggcAGTTAACTGTGGTAATTTCACACTTTGTGCATGGTTCATTAGTTCCCTTAGCTTGCAATACTTGGTGAGTAAaaatcatagttattaaacccaaccCGGGAAGGAACCCGGCGAAGgaggtgggtcaacgggttaCTGGTTGAATCGGTGGGTGAGTGGTTGAACCGGTGggtcactacatatatttaaatattatatttcataattatttatataagatatatgatataaattgtaataaataataccATAACAAaagctcatttaatttaatttgttataaaataattaattcatataagaatcaatcaaatataaagttatttattaatataccaaacttcaagtgtaaaattttatctatatttagtgtaattatctagcttatttatgaattttaagtgtaaaaaattattaaaaataatatttgtctttaaatgaattatttaatatgttatttttggaatccattttataacttatagagtttggagggtaataaatttttattaaaagattctaaataaatttgttttagagaaaaaaagatagaattgaaaaaacatTTATATATCATAATAAAGCTACTATATCAACATATTTGGAAGTAGTTTGGTGGTAAGCAGGCGGTAGTGTTGGGACAGAGGTCTGAAGTTCGAGTTCCAACAATAGCAATATAATTTTTCCACAAAACCGGCCAAAACTGGCCGGGTTTCCGGTTTAACCCGGTTCGACCGCCGGGTCATTGACTAAGTCAACGGTCTCTTTGCACAAATGATCTGATTTCAAACCCGGCCCGGTCCAATGACCGGTCCACCGGTTTGACCGGTTCGACCGCCGAGGCGGGCCGGGTTTAAAAACTATGGTAAAAATGCTCACTAATTTGAAAATTCGCCATATTCGATCCGATTCATTCCGAAAATTATTATTTGACCAGGTCAAAAGAGGGTCGAGGGTCGAGTATCCAATTAGATGCAGAGACGATTAGAATTACATAATTAAAAATCCACTAGTACCTGACCCACTccgaatatttttttttattttttttacacatactacaaaataatatttttagagctaaataagtaattttattgaacaaaagGCATTATAAATATGGGAAAATATAGTTTGTTTACAGGATTTATTTGTAGAGGTcatgattttatgtttttaGAAAAGAGTTAAATTAATGTGGaatatatttaataaaaggtactatttaattcaaattttcattgattttgaattttttgaatttttttcttttttattgtatACTCTTTGCAAGTGTGTTTCATGGTGGgagattttttttagaaaaatctttattGAATTTTAGATGAATATGTAATATGCAaaattaaattattataaattattttttaaaaaattaaatgataaatggggCAGGAAGAGTATCCGTTGACTCGACATTATCTCAGCGGGTATCCAGTTATCGGTATGAGTAAAAATCAAAAAATGGTATCCACTCCACGCCTACCCCTAACTATTCGACAATTCGCACCCTTTTTCCTCTGTAAACAGCAATTATAGAGCCTATGCAGCATCTGAAACAGAGAAGTAGGCAAGATCTTCAGGACAAGGACATAGCATTATTGAGATTTGAGAGAAGATCGAACACAGGGTAAGAATGATTTTCAGATCAATCATCTCTCTGAGTGATATAACATTTTTTGAACGTTTTATAAcgttaaataaattatttgtaCATCTTTACGATAAATATGTGATATTTTATTACTGATCATTTGAGTCTCATATATAATAATTGCATCtatattataaaattttataagtaaTCCACGTAGAGCTGCTCCTATATCAACAAATATTACACCGTTGCAGACAATTGTCACCGACAACCGTCCATTTTCTTAGTCCAGACCTCTTAATATTCAATATCAATCCTTTTCTCGATTGTCTCAAAATTTCGTCTAGTGTTTAATAATggtatccaaacaaacaaatgctccgtttggattaactattttttggggtgtttttcaaaaaatttattgttCATTTTTTGGAAAACAGTAAAtgttgtttggattgctgtcATTCACAAACagattgtttttgaaaaacaaacgtGTTTGGATtcactgtttttgaaaaacagtagttaaattttttaacaataaaTATCCTTCCTAAAATACTTAATGACGTTTGTAGTGGTACAATTAAAAGCAATAGGCAAGATACATAGGTTTCATAAGACTACATGCCAGATATAATATGTCCGTGGAAACATTATTATTACAAAAGCATTGACAATCCGCTTTATAGTTAGAAAGCCCTACGAGAGAGAGATCATCATGTTCTACTGATATTGGTGATAGTACATGTGATCGGCTATTACTCTCCTGTCTTCATTCTAACTAGCAATTCCTTGTGCCGACATATCCAGTGGTTGTGGTCCGGTCATTTGGTTGCCCTGGTCTAAATTATCTGCCAATGTTGCATCagcttctttttcaacaaaatatgcATCATTGGGAACATGATCACGCATAAAGTTGTGCAAGGCACAACAAGCAAGGACAATGTTATTTTGCGTTGCCATCAAATAGTTCTGCATGGATCCCTTAAGTATCGGAAATCACTTTTTCAAGACACCAAACGTTCGTTCTATAATTTCCCTTAACATTGCATGGCGTCTGTTGAAAAGTACTTTTATTGCCCGCTCTTGTGGGGTTCCCCGTGCACCCCTAAAGGGAGCCATAAATCCTAGCAGATTTGTGTATGCCGCGTCCACCGCATAATACTTGCCTGGATATCATGTACAGATAATTAAGTTCATTATGGCAACTCAAATTTAAACAATAAGAAAACTCAATTAGGCAAGgcattttttgatttaattttcacGCACCTGCTGGTGGCATTGGAAAGGCACGATTATGATCAAGTAAAACATCTCGTAAGATCCTAGAATCATGGGCGCTACCCTCCCACCCTACCCTGACATAAGTGAATCTCATATTATGGTCACATACAGTTAGAATGTTTTGTGATAAGCCGCCATGCCTGTTTCGATAACGATCCCTGTTTCTACACCAAGTTGAAATGTGTGTTCCATCAATAGCTCAAACGCAATTCTAATCACATGGGCCAGTGTTACATACTTAACAGGTTTTCATAATGACTAAATAAACATTAAATTCCTAACCTTAAACTATGGCCGGAACAGCGCACTGCTTTGTATTTTTGGATGAATTGTGTGATAATCTATCTGCCTGACCAAGTCGCGTCCCAATCGAATGAGAGATCGAAGGCAGCGTTGTAGATGGCGGTCCACTGTCTCGGAAGAATATTAGAATCTCTCAGCTAGCACCCTATGTCGCTTAGTATGACTCAAGTACAGAAGGCAAATGGCGACAGACTTATGAATTCCCACCCGTTGTGTAGGGTGCGACTTCCAATAACCCTGCTCAAGCAACAAGTCACATAATTGCAGGAAAAAGGGAGCTTCCATGTGAAGGTTGTCGAATATTCTGTCTTGATGACCGTTTATTAGCTCTAGAACCTATTGAGCATCCGATTGTGTACCATCTCGGATTCATCACCGCTGTAAAGAGTTTAGGTATGGGTCGAATAAGACCAATCCAAGAAGAACAAACATGGTGAAGGTCAAAAGAAGCTCCTCCTCATCCGATTCATCAGAAGTTTCCCCACCATGGGCATAATGATCACTTTCCATCAAGTGTTATTGGTGCAGCTTCATAAAAGATGAATCTGCAAGGTTTATGGCAGCAGTAATGATCAAAATCAAGATCAATAGGCTCCTAATTAATCATAAATGACTTAAAAAATGCTATATACCTGCAATAGTTAATAATTGAAATTATATGTTCTCACAAAGACAAGTCATTAATTGTCTTTTCAAGATACAATTACGAACAAGCCTGTCTTAACAAAATAGTATCATAAAAGTGAAATGGAGTTAGAATGATGCTTTAATGTATTGGCCTACAATATCCTAAAATACTAGAGCAACTGCTAATTTGGCCACAAACATTATGAATAAAACTTGACAACTCATTGTTAACTTGTCCGAATTATAAGAATTAACGAATACTCAACAAAGTCATGGCCACAAAGCATCCTGAATTTGAATAAACAAATGACAAGCATAGTAAAAAAAGCACTCATAGTTCCGGTAGTAAATACTACAACTAACGGTCTCAAGTATAAACAAACAAAGGCAACAACTCAAGCTTCAAAGAAGTGCTCCGAATGCACAAACGACTATAACAGGAGTAGGGGAGGGGGCTCCTGAGTGCCATGGTCAGGCGGGAGACAGCCTTTTAACTTCATAAAGGTGATGCGGTCGGTGTCTGATCCAGCTAAATTTCAAATAGCCAGCTCTTGAGGGTCATTCAATGTTTCAGCAGCAGCCATTTTGGTTACGTAGGCCACGTTCTCTAATCCCCAAAGTTGTTCCATGGAAACATCATAATCCGATTTCTTCGATCTATCTCGGCCAGAACGATGCTTGGTCGGAGAGCTGACTGACACACTCATGCTACTGCACTTTTTTCGACTAACCAGCGACTCAATGGTGTCAAGAGCCCTGAGGTATCTATTAGTTACTGAACCAGAGGCAATGGACATAGGACTACCGCTGGAGCAATCACCTGACTTTCGCTTTCCTTTACTC is drawn from Coffea arabica cultivar ET-39 chromosome 1c, Coffea Arabica ET-39 HiFi, whole genome shotgun sequence and contains these coding sequences:
- the LOC113730743 gene encoding uncharacterized protein isoform X2, which gives rise to MEQVNPKFVKFQNDYSVYHLLEEVFVNQDATGDFSSGFENDPRTSAEEQDMETTARCAQEKKRSDYADEDTDVEVAGAKDEKGKKSKGKRKSGDCSSGSPMSIASGSVTNRYLRALDTIESLVSRKKCSSMSVSVSSPTKHRSGRDRSKKSDYDVSMEQLWGLENVAYVTKMAAAETLNDPQELAI